A genome region from Excalfactoria chinensis isolate bCotChi1 chromosome 26, bCotChi1.hap2, whole genome shotgun sequence includes the following:
- the CRTC1 gene encoding CREB-regulated transcription coactivator 1 isoform X5, whose product MAASNNPRKFSEKIALHNQKQAEETAAFEEVMKDLSLTRAHRLQLQKTQYLQLGQSRGQYYGGSLPNVNQIGNSAMDLPFQHNGALAETFGAVPVSLTPFQSSGLDTSRTTRHHGLVDRVYRDRNRLGSPHRRPLSVDKHGRQVDSCPYGTVYLSPPSDTSWRRTNSDSALHQSTMTPAQQESFTGGSQDMQQKRVLLLTVPGMEEATSEADKALSKQGWDTKKTGSSRPKSCEVPGINIFPSADQDNTTTLIPATHNTGGSLPDLTNIHFPSPLPTPLDPEESTFPALSSSNSTGNLAANLTHLGISTATQGMTPPAPSQQHRQPNVSPLSLSADSRRPQSQQMSPTLSPLSPITQAVAMDALSLEQQLPPYPFFTQTTSQQQQQPQVVSTLPQNTPLMQTSGLQRGTQLPPLSVTVPSTIPQSPPGSQSQSQPSMGIDINSHSSILGSVFGDSYYDQQMTARQANALSHQLEQFNMIENAISSNSLYSPCSTLNYSQAAMMGLTGSHGSLQDSPQLSYSSHGNIPNIILTVTGESPPSLSKELTSSLAGVGDVSFDADSQFPLDELKIDPLTLDGLHMLNDPDMVLTDPATEDTFRMDRL is encoded by the exons TTACAGCTGCAGAAAACCCAATATTTGCAACTGGGACAGAGTCGTGGCCAGTACTACGGTGGGTCGCTGCCAAATGTGAATCAGATTGGAAACAGTGCCATGGATCTGCCCTTCCAG CACAACGGAGCTCTGGCAGAAACCTTTGGAGCAGTTCCCGTCTCTTTG ACTCCTTTTCAGTCATCCGGGCTGGACACCAGCAGAACAACTCGGCACCACGGTTTGGTGGATAGAGTTTATCGGGACCGAAACCGCCTGGGATCGCCTCACCGCCGCCCGCTCTCTGTGGACAAGCATGGCAGGCAA GTGGACAGCTGTCCGTATGGCACTGTGTATCTGTCGCCTCCATCAGACACGAGCTGGAGAAG GACAAATTCCGACTCAGCCTTGCACCAGAGCACGATGACTCCAGCTCAGCAAGAGTCCTTTACAGGAGGATCGCAGGACATGCAGCAGAAAAGAG TTTTGCTGCTGACTGTCCCTGGAATGGAGGAAGCCACCTCTGAGGCAGACAAAGCCCTCTCTAAGCAAGGATGGGACACTAAAAAG ACTGGGTCATCAAGACCTAAATCATGTGAAGTTCCAGGAATCAA CATCTTTCCATCAGCTGACCAGGACAACACTACAACCCTGATTCCTGCTACGCATAACACGGGCGGCTCCCTGCCGGACCTGACAAACAtccatttcccttcccccctccccacgcCGTTAGATCCCGAGGAATCCACATTCCCTGCCCTGAGCAGCTCCAATAGCACTGGGAACCTTGCTGCCAACCTGACTCACCTGGGCATCAGCACTGCCACTCAGG GGATGACGCCGCCGGCTCCGTCCCAGCAGCACCGGCAGCCCAACGTCAGCCCTCTGTCGCTGAGCGCGGACTCGAGGCGGCCGCAGTCGCAGCAGATGTCTCCTACACTTTCCCCTCTGTCACCCATCACTCAG GCCGTGGCGATGGATGCGTTGTCTCTGGAGCAGCAGCTTCCCCCGTACCCGTTTTTTACCCAGACGACTtcccagcaacagcagcagccccaggtggTGAGCACCCTGCCTCAGAACACTCCGTTAATGCAGACCTCTGGTTTACAGCGAGGAACACAGCTGCCCCCGCTCTCCGTCACAGTCCCTTCCACCATCCCACAGTCACCTCCGGGCAGCCAGAGTCAGAGCCAGCCGTCCATGGGAATCGACATCAACTCG cattctTCCATTCTGGGGAGTGTATTTGGTGACTCCTATTATGATCAGCAGATGACAGCTAGGCAGGCTAATGCCCTATCCCATCAG CTCGAACAGTTTAACATGATAGAAAACGCCATTAGTTCCAACAGCCTGTACAGCCCCTGCTCCACGCTTAACTACTCCCAGGCAGCAATGATGGGCCTCACCGGCAGCCACGGCAGCCTGCAGGACTCACCGCAGCTCAGCTACTCCAGCCACGGGAACATCCCCAACATCATCCTAACAG TGACAGGAGAATCCCCTCCCAGCTTATCGAAAGAACTGACCAGCTCTTTGGCAGGTGTTGGCGACGTCAGCTTCGACGCGGATTCCCAGTTTCCTTTGGATGAACTCAAAATTGACCCTTTAACCTTGGATGGACTTCACATGCTGAACGACCCGGACATGGTCCTCACCGACCCCGCCACAGAGGACACGTTCCGGATGGACCGGCTGTGA
- the CRTC1 gene encoding CREB-regulated transcription coactivator 1 isoform X1, whose protein sequence is MAASNNPRKFSEKIALHNQKQAEETAAFEEVMKDLSLTRAHRLQLQKTQYLQLGQSRGQYYGGSLPNVNQIGNSAMDLPFQHNGALAETFGAVPVSLTPFQSSGLDTSRTTRHHGLVDRVYRDRNRLGSPHRRPLSVDKHGRQVDSCPYGTVYLSPPSDTSWRRTNSDSALHQSTMTPAQQESFTGGSQDMQQKRVLLLTVPGMEEATSEADKALSKQGWDTKKTGSSRPKSCEVPGINIFPSADQDNTTTLIPATHNTGGSLPDLTNIHFPSPLPTPLDPEESTFPALSSSNSTGNLAANLTHLGISTATQGMTPPAPSQQHRQPNVSPLSLSADSRRPQSQQMSPTLSPLSPITQAVAMDALSLEQQLPPYPFFTQTTSQQQQQPQVVSTLPQNTPLMQTSGLQRGTQLPPLSVTVPSTIPQSPPGSQSQSQPSMGIDINSASLQQYRSNAGSPANQSPTSPVSNQGFSPGSSPQHSSILGSVFGDSYYDQQMTARQANALSHQLEQFNMIENAISSNSLYSPCSTLNYSQAAMMGLTGSHGSLQDSPQLSYSSHGNIPNIILTVTGESPPSLSKELTSSLAGVGDVSFDADSQFPLDELKIDPLTLDGLHMLNDPDMVLTDPATEDTFRMDRL, encoded by the exons TTACAGCTGCAGAAAACCCAATATTTGCAACTGGGACAGAGTCGTGGCCAGTACTACGGTGGGTCGCTGCCAAATGTGAATCAGATTGGAAACAGTGCCATGGATCTGCCCTTCCAG CACAACGGAGCTCTGGCAGAAACCTTTGGAGCAGTTCCCGTCTCTTTG ACTCCTTTTCAGTCATCCGGGCTGGACACCAGCAGAACAACTCGGCACCACGGTTTGGTGGATAGAGTTTATCGGGACCGAAACCGCCTGGGATCGCCTCACCGCCGCCCGCTCTCTGTGGACAAGCATGGCAGGCAA GTGGACAGCTGTCCGTATGGCACTGTGTATCTGTCGCCTCCATCAGACACGAGCTGGAGAAG GACAAATTCCGACTCAGCCTTGCACCAGAGCACGATGACTCCAGCTCAGCAAGAGTCCTTTACAGGAGGATCGCAGGACATGCAGCAGAAAAGAG TTTTGCTGCTGACTGTCCCTGGAATGGAGGAAGCCACCTCTGAGGCAGACAAAGCCCTCTCTAAGCAAGGATGGGACACTAAAAAG ACTGGGTCATCAAGACCTAAATCATGTGAAGTTCCAGGAATCAA CATCTTTCCATCAGCTGACCAGGACAACACTACAACCCTGATTCCTGCTACGCATAACACGGGCGGCTCCCTGCCGGACCTGACAAACAtccatttcccttcccccctccccacgcCGTTAGATCCCGAGGAATCCACATTCCCTGCCCTGAGCAGCTCCAATAGCACTGGGAACCTTGCTGCCAACCTGACTCACCTGGGCATCAGCACTGCCACTCAGG GGATGACGCCGCCGGCTCCGTCCCAGCAGCACCGGCAGCCCAACGTCAGCCCTCTGTCGCTGAGCGCGGACTCGAGGCGGCCGCAGTCGCAGCAGATGTCTCCTACACTTTCCCCTCTGTCACCCATCACTCAG GCCGTGGCGATGGATGCGTTGTCTCTGGAGCAGCAGCTTCCCCCGTACCCGTTTTTTACCCAGACGACTtcccagcaacagcagcagccccaggtggTGAGCACCCTGCCTCAGAACACTCCGTTAATGCAGACCTCTGGTTTACAGCGAGGAACACAGCTGCCCCCGCTCTCCGTCACAGTCCCTTCCACCATCCCACAGTCACCTCCGGGCAGCCAGAGTCAGAGCCAGCCGTCCATGGGAATCGACATCAACTCG GCTTCACTCCAGCAGTACCGCAGTAATGCTGGCTCCCCAGCCAACCAGTCTCCCACCTCTCCTGTCTCCAATCAAGGCTTCTCTCCTGGCAGCTCCCCTCAA cattctTCCATTCTGGGGAGTGTATTTGGTGACTCCTATTATGATCAGCAGATGACAGCTAGGCAGGCTAATGCCCTATCCCATCAG CTCGAACAGTTTAACATGATAGAAAACGCCATTAGTTCCAACAGCCTGTACAGCCCCTGCTCCACGCTTAACTACTCCCAGGCAGCAATGATGGGCCTCACCGGCAGCCACGGCAGCCTGCAGGACTCACCGCAGCTCAGCTACTCCAGCCACGGGAACATCCCCAACATCATCCTAACAG TGACAGGAGAATCCCCTCCCAGCTTATCGAAAGAACTGACCAGCTCTTTGGCAGGTGTTGGCGACGTCAGCTTCGACGCGGATTCCCAGTTTCCTTTGGATGAACTCAAAATTGACCCTTTAACCTTGGATGGACTTCACATGCTGAACGACCCGGACATGGTCCTCACCGACCCCGCCACAGAGGACACGTTCCGGATGGACCGGCTGTGA
- the CRTC1 gene encoding CREB-regulated transcription coactivator 1 isoform X2: MAASNNPRKFSEKIALHNQKQAEETAAFEEVMKDLSLTRAHRLQLQKTQYLQLGQSRGQYYGGSLPNVNQIGNSAMDLPFQTPFQSSGLDTSRTTRHHGLVDRVYRDRNRLGSPHRRPLSVDKHGRQVDSCPYGTVYLSPPSDTSWRRTNSDSALHQSTMTPAQQESFTGGSQDMQQKRVLLLTVPGMEEATSEADKALSKQGWDTKKTGSSRPKSCEVPGINIFPSADQDNTTTLIPATHNTGGSLPDLTNIHFPSPLPTPLDPEESTFPALSSSNSTGNLAANLTHLGISTATQGMTPPAPSQQHRQPNVSPLSLSADSRRPQSQQMSPTLSPLSPITQAVAMDALSLEQQLPPYPFFTQTTSQQQQQPQVVSTLPQNTPLMQTSGLQRGTQLPPLSVTVPSTIPQSPPGSQSQSQPSMGIDINSASLQQYRSNAGSPANQSPTSPVSNQGFSPGSSPQHSSILGSVFGDSYYDQQMTARQANALSHQLEQFNMIENAISSNSLYSPCSTLNYSQAAMMGLTGSHGSLQDSPQLSYSSHGNIPNIILTVTGESPPSLSKELTSSLAGVGDVSFDADSQFPLDELKIDPLTLDGLHMLNDPDMVLTDPATEDTFRMDRL, from the exons TTACAGCTGCAGAAAACCCAATATTTGCAACTGGGACAGAGTCGTGGCCAGTACTACGGTGGGTCGCTGCCAAATGTGAATCAGATTGGAAACAGTGCCATGGATCTGCCCTTCCAG ACTCCTTTTCAGTCATCCGGGCTGGACACCAGCAGAACAACTCGGCACCACGGTTTGGTGGATAGAGTTTATCGGGACCGAAACCGCCTGGGATCGCCTCACCGCCGCCCGCTCTCTGTGGACAAGCATGGCAGGCAA GTGGACAGCTGTCCGTATGGCACTGTGTATCTGTCGCCTCCATCAGACACGAGCTGGAGAAG GACAAATTCCGACTCAGCCTTGCACCAGAGCACGATGACTCCAGCTCAGCAAGAGTCCTTTACAGGAGGATCGCAGGACATGCAGCAGAAAAGAG TTTTGCTGCTGACTGTCCCTGGAATGGAGGAAGCCACCTCTGAGGCAGACAAAGCCCTCTCTAAGCAAGGATGGGACACTAAAAAG ACTGGGTCATCAAGACCTAAATCATGTGAAGTTCCAGGAATCAA CATCTTTCCATCAGCTGACCAGGACAACACTACAACCCTGATTCCTGCTACGCATAACACGGGCGGCTCCCTGCCGGACCTGACAAACAtccatttcccttcccccctccccacgcCGTTAGATCCCGAGGAATCCACATTCCCTGCCCTGAGCAGCTCCAATAGCACTGGGAACCTTGCTGCCAACCTGACTCACCTGGGCATCAGCACTGCCACTCAGG GGATGACGCCGCCGGCTCCGTCCCAGCAGCACCGGCAGCCCAACGTCAGCCCTCTGTCGCTGAGCGCGGACTCGAGGCGGCCGCAGTCGCAGCAGATGTCTCCTACACTTTCCCCTCTGTCACCCATCACTCAG GCCGTGGCGATGGATGCGTTGTCTCTGGAGCAGCAGCTTCCCCCGTACCCGTTTTTTACCCAGACGACTtcccagcaacagcagcagccccaggtggTGAGCACCCTGCCTCAGAACACTCCGTTAATGCAGACCTCTGGTTTACAGCGAGGAACACAGCTGCCCCCGCTCTCCGTCACAGTCCCTTCCACCATCCCACAGTCACCTCCGGGCAGCCAGAGTCAGAGCCAGCCGTCCATGGGAATCGACATCAACTCG GCTTCACTCCAGCAGTACCGCAGTAATGCTGGCTCCCCAGCCAACCAGTCTCCCACCTCTCCTGTCTCCAATCAAGGCTTCTCTCCTGGCAGCTCCCCTCAA cattctTCCATTCTGGGGAGTGTATTTGGTGACTCCTATTATGATCAGCAGATGACAGCTAGGCAGGCTAATGCCCTATCCCATCAG CTCGAACAGTTTAACATGATAGAAAACGCCATTAGTTCCAACAGCCTGTACAGCCCCTGCTCCACGCTTAACTACTCCCAGGCAGCAATGATGGGCCTCACCGGCAGCCACGGCAGCCTGCAGGACTCACCGCAGCTCAGCTACTCCAGCCACGGGAACATCCCCAACATCATCCTAACAG TGACAGGAGAATCCCCTCCCAGCTTATCGAAAGAACTGACCAGCTCTTTGGCAGGTGTTGGCGACGTCAGCTTCGACGCGGATTCCCAGTTTCCTTTGGATGAACTCAAAATTGACCCTTTAACCTTGGATGGACTTCACATGCTGAACGACCCGGACATGGTCCTCACCGACCCCGCCACAGAGGACACGTTCCGGATGGACCGGCTGTGA
- the CRTC1 gene encoding CREB-regulated transcription coactivator 1 isoform X4, protein MAASNNPRKFSEKIALHNQKQAEETAAFEEVMKDLSLTRAHRLQLQKTQYLQLGQSRGQYYGGSLPNVNQIGNSAMDLPFQHNGALAETFGAVPVSLTPFQSSGLDTSRTTRHHGLVDRVYRDRNRLGSPHRRPLSVDKHGRQVDSCPYGTVYLSPPSDTSWRRTNSDSALHQSTMTPAQQESFTGGSQDMQQKRVLLLTVPGMEEATSEADKALSKQGWDTKKTGSSRPKSCEVPGINIFPSADQDNTTTLIPATHNTGGSLPDLTNIHFPSPLPTPLDPEESTFPALSSSNSTGNLAANLTHLGISTATQGMTPPAPSQQHRQPNVSPLSLSADSRRPQSQQMSPTLSPLSPITQAVAMDALSLEQQLPPYPFFTQTTSQQQQQPQVVSTLPQNTPLMQTSGLQRGTQLPPLSVTVPSTIPQSPPGSQSQSQPSMGIDINSASLQQYRSNAGSPANQSPTSPVSNQGFSPGSSPQLEQFNMIENAISSNSLYSPCSTLNYSQAAMMGLTGSHGSLQDSPQLSYSSHGNIPNIILTVTGESPPSLSKELTSSLAGVGDVSFDADSQFPLDELKIDPLTLDGLHMLNDPDMVLTDPATEDTFRMDRL, encoded by the exons TTACAGCTGCAGAAAACCCAATATTTGCAACTGGGACAGAGTCGTGGCCAGTACTACGGTGGGTCGCTGCCAAATGTGAATCAGATTGGAAACAGTGCCATGGATCTGCCCTTCCAG CACAACGGAGCTCTGGCAGAAACCTTTGGAGCAGTTCCCGTCTCTTTG ACTCCTTTTCAGTCATCCGGGCTGGACACCAGCAGAACAACTCGGCACCACGGTTTGGTGGATAGAGTTTATCGGGACCGAAACCGCCTGGGATCGCCTCACCGCCGCCCGCTCTCTGTGGACAAGCATGGCAGGCAA GTGGACAGCTGTCCGTATGGCACTGTGTATCTGTCGCCTCCATCAGACACGAGCTGGAGAAG GACAAATTCCGACTCAGCCTTGCACCAGAGCACGATGACTCCAGCTCAGCAAGAGTCCTTTACAGGAGGATCGCAGGACATGCAGCAGAAAAGAG TTTTGCTGCTGACTGTCCCTGGAATGGAGGAAGCCACCTCTGAGGCAGACAAAGCCCTCTCTAAGCAAGGATGGGACACTAAAAAG ACTGGGTCATCAAGACCTAAATCATGTGAAGTTCCAGGAATCAA CATCTTTCCATCAGCTGACCAGGACAACACTACAACCCTGATTCCTGCTACGCATAACACGGGCGGCTCCCTGCCGGACCTGACAAACAtccatttcccttcccccctccccacgcCGTTAGATCCCGAGGAATCCACATTCCCTGCCCTGAGCAGCTCCAATAGCACTGGGAACCTTGCTGCCAACCTGACTCACCTGGGCATCAGCACTGCCACTCAGG GGATGACGCCGCCGGCTCCGTCCCAGCAGCACCGGCAGCCCAACGTCAGCCCTCTGTCGCTGAGCGCGGACTCGAGGCGGCCGCAGTCGCAGCAGATGTCTCCTACACTTTCCCCTCTGTCACCCATCACTCAG GCCGTGGCGATGGATGCGTTGTCTCTGGAGCAGCAGCTTCCCCCGTACCCGTTTTTTACCCAGACGACTtcccagcaacagcagcagccccaggtggTGAGCACCCTGCCTCAGAACACTCCGTTAATGCAGACCTCTGGTTTACAGCGAGGAACACAGCTGCCCCCGCTCTCCGTCACAGTCCCTTCCACCATCCCACAGTCACCTCCGGGCAGCCAGAGTCAGAGCCAGCCGTCCATGGGAATCGACATCAACTCG GCTTCACTCCAGCAGTACCGCAGTAATGCTGGCTCCCCAGCCAACCAGTCTCCCACCTCTCCTGTCTCCAATCAAGGCTTCTCTCCTGGCAGCTCCCCTCAA CTCGAACAGTTTAACATGATAGAAAACGCCATTAGTTCCAACAGCCTGTACAGCCCCTGCTCCACGCTTAACTACTCCCAGGCAGCAATGATGGGCCTCACCGGCAGCCACGGCAGCCTGCAGGACTCACCGCAGCTCAGCTACTCCAGCCACGGGAACATCCCCAACATCATCCTAACAG TGACAGGAGAATCCCCTCCCAGCTTATCGAAAGAACTGACCAGCTCTTTGGCAGGTGTTGGCGACGTCAGCTTCGACGCGGATTCCCAGTTTCCTTTGGATGAACTCAAAATTGACCCTTTAACCTTGGATGGACTTCACATGCTGAACGACCCGGACATGGTCCTCACCGACCCCGCCACAGAGGACACGTTCCGGATGGACCGGCTGTGA
- the CRTC1 gene encoding CREB-regulated transcription coactivator 1 isoform X6, with protein MAASNNPRKFSEKIALHNQKQAEETAAFEEVMKDLSLTRAHRLQLQKTQYLQLGQSRGQYYGGSLPNVNQIGNSAMDLPFQTPFQSSGLDTSRTTRHHGLVDRVYRDRNRLGSPHRRPLSVDKHGRQVDSCPYGTVYLSPPSDTSWRRTNSDSALHQSTMTPAQQESFTGGSQDMQQKRVLLLTVPGMEEATSEADKALSKQGWDTKKTGSSRPKSCEVPGINIFPSADQDNTTTLIPATHNTGGSLPDLTNIHFPSPLPTPLDPEESTFPALSSSNSTGNLAANLTHLGISTATQGMTPPAPSQQHRQPNVSPLSLSADSRRPQSQQMSPTLSPLSPITQAVAMDALSLEQQLPPYPFFTQTTSQQQQQPQVVSTLPQNTPLMQTSGLQRGTQLPPLSVTVPSTIPQSPPGSQSQSQPSMGIDINSASLQQYRSNAGSPANQSPTSPVSNQGFSPGSSPQLEQFNMIENAISSNSLYSPCSTLNYSQAAMMGLTGSHGSLQDSPQLSYSSHGNIPNIILTVTGESPPSLSKELTSSLAGVGDVSFDADSQFPLDELKIDPLTLDGLHMLNDPDMVLTDPATEDTFRMDRL; from the exons TTACAGCTGCAGAAAACCCAATATTTGCAACTGGGACAGAGTCGTGGCCAGTACTACGGTGGGTCGCTGCCAAATGTGAATCAGATTGGAAACAGTGCCATGGATCTGCCCTTCCAG ACTCCTTTTCAGTCATCCGGGCTGGACACCAGCAGAACAACTCGGCACCACGGTTTGGTGGATAGAGTTTATCGGGACCGAAACCGCCTGGGATCGCCTCACCGCCGCCCGCTCTCTGTGGACAAGCATGGCAGGCAA GTGGACAGCTGTCCGTATGGCACTGTGTATCTGTCGCCTCCATCAGACACGAGCTGGAGAAG GACAAATTCCGACTCAGCCTTGCACCAGAGCACGATGACTCCAGCTCAGCAAGAGTCCTTTACAGGAGGATCGCAGGACATGCAGCAGAAAAGAG TTTTGCTGCTGACTGTCCCTGGAATGGAGGAAGCCACCTCTGAGGCAGACAAAGCCCTCTCTAAGCAAGGATGGGACACTAAAAAG ACTGGGTCATCAAGACCTAAATCATGTGAAGTTCCAGGAATCAA CATCTTTCCATCAGCTGACCAGGACAACACTACAACCCTGATTCCTGCTACGCATAACACGGGCGGCTCCCTGCCGGACCTGACAAACAtccatttcccttcccccctccccacgcCGTTAGATCCCGAGGAATCCACATTCCCTGCCCTGAGCAGCTCCAATAGCACTGGGAACCTTGCTGCCAACCTGACTCACCTGGGCATCAGCACTGCCACTCAGG GGATGACGCCGCCGGCTCCGTCCCAGCAGCACCGGCAGCCCAACGTCAGCCCTCTGTCGCTGAGCGCGGACTCGAGGCGGCCGCAGTCGCAGCAGATGTCTCCTACACTTTCCCCTCTGTCACCCATCACTCAG GCCGTGGCGATGGATGCGTTGTCTCTGGAGCAGCAGCTTCCCCCGTACCCGTTTTTTACCCAGACGACTtcccagcaacagcagcagccccaggtggTGAGCACCCTGCCTCAGAACACTCCGTTAATGCAGACCTCTGGTTTACAGCGAGGAACACAGCTGCCCCCGCTCTCCGTCACAGTCCCTTCCACCATCCCACAGTCACCTCCGGGCAGCCAGAGTCAGAGCCAGCCGTCCATGGGAATCGACATCAACTCG GCTTCACTCCAGCAGTACCGCAGTAATGCTGGCTCCCCAGCCAACCAGTCTCCCACCTCTCCTGTCTCCAATCAAGGCTTCTCTCCTGGCAGCTCCCCTCAA CTCGAACAGTTTAACATGATAGAAAACGCCATTAGTTCCAACAGCCTGTACAGCCCCTGCTCCACGCTTAACTACTCCCAGGCAGCAATGATGGGCCTCACCGGCAGCCACGGCAGCCTGCAGGACTCACCGCAGCTCAGCTACTCCAGCCACGGGAACATCCCCAACATCATCCTAACAG TGACAGGAGAATCCCCTCCCAGCTTATCGAAAGAACTGACCAGCTCTTTGGCAGGTGTTGGCGACGTCAGCTTCGACGCGGATTCCCAGTTTCCTTTGGATGAACTCAAAATTGACCCTTTAACCTTGGATGGACTTCACATGCTGAACGACCCGGACATGGTCCTCACCGACCCCGCCACAGAGGACACGTTCCGGATGGACCGGCTGTGA
- the CRTC1 gene encoding CREB-regulated transcription coactivator 1 isoform X3 produces the protein MAASNNPRKFSEKIALHNQKQAEETAAFEEVMKDLSLTRAHRLQLQKTQYLQLGQSRGQYYGGSLPNVNQIGNSAMDLPFQHNGALAETFGAVPVSLTPFQSSGLDTSRTTRHHGLVDRVYRDRNRLGSPHRRPLSVDKHGRQVDSCPYGTVYLSPPSDTSWRRTNSDSALHQSTMTPAQQESFTGGSQDMQQKRVLLLTVPGMEEATSEADKALSKQGWDTKKTGSSRPKSCEVPGINIFPSADQDNTTTLIPATHNTGGSLPDLTNIHFPSPLPTPLDPEESTFPALSSSNSTGNLAANLTHLGISTATQGMTPPAPSQQHRQPNVSPLSLSADSRRPQSQQMSPTLSPLSPITQAVAMDALSLEQQLPPYPFFTQTTSQQQQQPQVVSTLPQNTPLMQTSGLQRGTQLPPLSVTVPSTIPQSPPGSQSQSQPSMGIDINSASLQQYRSNAGSPANQSPTSPVSNQGFSPGSSPQHSSILGSVFGDSYYDQQMTARQANALSHQLEQFNMIENAISSNSLYSPCSTLNYSQAAMMGLTGSHGSLQDSPQLSYSSHGNIPNIILTGVGDVSFDADSQFPLDELKIDPLTLDGLHMLNDPDMVLTDPATEDTFRMDRL, from the exons TTACAGCTGCAGAAAACCCAATATTTGCAACTGGGACAGAGTCGTGGCCAGTACTACGGTGGGTCGCTGCCAAATGTGAATCAGATTGGAAACAGTGCCATGGATCTGCCCTTCCAG CACAACGGAGCTCTGGCAGAAACCTTTGGAGCAGTTCCCGTCTCTTTG ACTCCTTTTCAGTCATCCGGGCTGGACACCAGCAGAACAACTCGGCACCACGGTTTGGTGGATAGAGTTTATCGGGACCGAAACCGCCTGGGATCGCCTCACCGCCGCCCGCTCTCTGTGGACAAGCATGGCAGGCAA GTGGACAGCTGTCCGTATGGCACTGTGTATCTGTCGCCTCCATCAGACACGAGCTGGAGAAG GACAAATTCCGACTCAGCCTTGCACCAGAGCACGATGACTCCAGCTCAGCAAGAGTCCTTTACAGGAGGATCGCAGGACATGCAGCAGAAAAGAG TTTTGCTGCTGACTGTCCCTGGAATGGAGGAAGCCACCTCTGAGGCAGACAAAGCCCTCTCTAAGCAAGGATGGGACACTAAAAAG ACTGGGTCATCAAGACCTAAATCATGTGAAGTTCCAGGAATCAA CATCTTTCCATCAGCTGACCAGGACAACACTACAACCCTGATTCCTGCTACGCATAACACGGGCGGCTCCCTGCCGGACCTGACAAACAtccatttcccttcccccctccccacgcCGTTAGATCCCGAGGAATCCACATTCCCTGCCCTGAGCAGCTCCAATAGCACTGGGAACCTTGCTGCCAACCTGACTCACCTGGGCATCAGCACTGCCACTCAGG GGATGACGCCGCCGGCTCCGTCCCAGCAGCACCGGCAGCCCAACGTCAGCCCTCTGTCGCTGAGCGCGGACTCGAGGCGGCCGCAGTCGCAGCAGATGTCTCCTACACTTTCCCCTCTGTCACCCATCACTCAG GCCGTGGCGATGGATGCGTTGTCTCTGGAGCAGCAGCTTCCCCCGTACCCGTTTTTTACCCAGACGACTtcccagcaacagcagcagccccaggtggTGAGCACCCTGCCTCAGAACACTCCGTTAATGCAGACCTCTGGTTTACAGCGAGGAACACAGCTGCCCCCGCTCTCCGTCACAGTCCCTTCCACCATCCCACAGTCACCTCCGGGCAGCCAGAGTCAGAGCCAGCCGTCCATGGGAATCGACATCAACTCG GCTTCACTCCAGCAGTACCGCAGTAATGCTGGCTCCCCAGCCAACCAGTCTCCCACCTCTCCTGTCTCCAATCAAGGCTTCTCTCCTGGCAGCTCCCCTCAA cattctTCCATTCTGGGGAGTGTATTTGGTGACTCCTATTATGATCAGCAGATGACAGCTAGGCAGGCTAATGCCCTATCCCATCAG CTCGAACAGTTTAACATGATAGAAAACGCCATTAGTTCCAACAGCCTGTACAGCCCCTGCTCCACGCTTAACTACTCCCAGGCAGCAATGATGGGCCTCACCGGCAGCCACGGCAGCCTGCAGGACTCACCGCAGCTCAGCTACTCCAGCCACGGGAACATCCCCAACATCATCCTAACAG GTGTTGGCGACGTCAGCTTCGACGCGGATTCCCAGTTTCCTTTGGATGAACTCAAAATTGACCCTTTAACCTTGGATGGACTTCACATGCTGAACGACCCGGACATGGTCCTCACCGACCCCGCCACAGAGGACACGTTCCGGATGGACCGGCTGTGA